A window of the Oscillospiraceae bacterium genome harbors these coding sequences:
- a CDS encoding galactokinase has product MKLSEAKKQFLMGGLHEKIKHIYVCSDEECENVAQRYADALDCFAALYGADRDIAVFSAPGRTEVGGNHTDHQHGHVLAAAVNLDVIAVVSRSDAPTIRVKSQGYPEDAVDLTDLSVHKDEANTSQSLIRGLANWFVEKDYPVGGFDAYTTSQVLSGSGISSSAAFEVLIGTAMNALFCGGEESPMRIAQAGQYAENVYFGKPSGLMDQAASSIGGFVSIDFGDVEHPKAEKVDFDLNSCGYTLCIIDTHASHADLTSDYAAIPQESRQVAAYFNKKVLHDVPEPIFYQNIPQLREKLGDRPVLRAMHFYAEDRRAQEEAFALRHGDFERFKRLVRESGASSFMYLQNIYSAEHWKRQAVSVTLGLIEHFANRHAQRDAFAWRVHGGGFAGTVQAFVPQKWIADFTESMNAWLGEGSCHLLRVRPVGGVQIL; this is encoded by the coding sequence ATGAAGCTGTCAGAGGCCAAGAAGCAGTTTCTTATGGGGGGCCTGCATGAGAAGATAAAGCATATTTATGTCTGCAGTGACGAGGAGTGCGAGAATGTTGCACAGCGCTATGCGGATGCGCTGGATTGTTTTGCCGCTTTGTATGGGGCAGACCGCGATATTGCCGTTTTTAGTGCGCCTGGCCGCACAGAGGTGGGCGGCAACCACACGGACCATCAGCATGGCCATGTGCTGGCCGCAGCGGTTAATTTAGATGTTATTGCGGTCGTTTCACGCAGCGATGCCCCGACTATTCGGGTGAAGTCACAGGGATACCCGGAAGACGCGGTAGACTTGACTGACCTTTCTGTACATAAAGATGAGGCTAATACCAGCCAGTCGCTGATCCGCGGGCTTGCAAACTGGTTTGTAGAAAAAGATTACCCCGTTGGCGGCTTTGACGCCTACACCACTTCACAGGTGCTCAGCGGCAGCGGCATTTCCAGCAGCGCTGCCTTTGAGGTACTGATTGGCACAGCCATGAATGCTCTTTTCTGTGGTGGCGAAGAGAGCCCTATGCGCATTGCACAGGCAGGTCAATACGCGGAAAATGTCTATTTCGGCAAGCCGAGCGGCTTAATGGACCAGGCTGCCAGCAGCATCGGCGGCTTTGTCAGCATCGATTTCGGCGATGTGGAACACCCAAAAGCTGAAAAAGTGGATTTTGACCTAAATTCCTGCGGCTACACGCTCTGCATTATCGATACTCATGCGAGCCACGCTGACCTGACCTCGGACTATGCGGCTATTCCACAGGAAAGCCGGCAGGTTGCCGCTTACTTTAACAAAAAAGTGCTGCACGATGTGCCAGAGCCTATCTTTTATCAGAATATTCCACAGCTGCGGGAAAAACTGGGCGACCGCCCGGTGCTGCGTGCCATGCATTTTTACGCTGAGGACCGCCGTGCACAGGAGGAAGCCTTTGCCCTGCGCCACGGTGATTTTGAGCGCTTCAAGCGTCTGGTGCGTGAGTCCGGCGCTTCTTCTTTCATGTATCTGCAGAATATCTACAGCGCAGAGCACTGGAAGCGGCAGGCCGTTTCGGTTACGCTTGGGCTGATTGAGCATTTTGCCAACCGCCATGCACAGCGGGACGCATTTGCCTGGCGTGTGCACGGCGGCGGCTTTGCAGGTACGGTACAGGCCTTTGTTCCGCAGAAATGGATTGCTGACTTTACAGAGTCCATGAATGCCTGGCTTGGAGAAGGCTCCTGCCACC
- a CDS encoding DMT family transporter — MQKKSTSQKNALAALPAALVCTALWGSAFPFIKIGYRVCAVTGAFSQTLFAGCRFALAGILVLLFQAVRQRHFSLPPRGSRLAIFRLGLVMTAAQYLCFYLGLAHTTGVRGSIIQGTGTFLTVLLAHFLLRGSDRLTAGRVLGCLVGFAGVVLVNLDGSGGAFSFQGEGLLFLAAAMFSVGSILSKFLTGKADPFCITGWQLLIGGVVLAVAGFLGGGRITLASGTAWGVFLYLAALSSVAFTIWTILLQKYPAGQVAVYTFLTPVFGVLLSALLLHESIAGAKTAAALVFVCVGILLVNLTAPHSEKSKTS; from the coding sequence ATGCAAAAAAAAAGTACTTCACAAAAAAACGCGCTCGCTGCGCTGCCGGCCGCACTGGTCTGCACTGCGCTGTGGGGCAGCGCCTTTCCGTTTATCAAAATCGGCTATCGGGTATGTGCTGTAACAGGCGCTTTTTCACAAACTCTTTTTGCCGGCTGCCGTTTCGCATTGGCGGGAATCCTGGTCCTGCTGTTTCAGGCTGTACGTCAGCGGCACTTTTCCCTGCCGCCGCGCGGCAGCCGGCTGGCTATTTTCCGGCTGGGCCTGGTGATGACCGCCGCACAGTACCTGTGCTTTTACCTGGGGCTTGCCCACACCACCGGCGTACGCGGTTCCATTATACAGGGCACAGGCACTTTTTTAACTGTACTGCTGGCACATTTTCTGCTGCGCGGCAGTGACCGGCTGACAGCCGGCCGAGTACTTGGGTGCCTGGTAGGCTTTGCGGGCGTTGTACTGGTCAATCTGGACGGCAGCGGTGGTGCTTTCAGCTTTCAAGGAGAAGGCCTGCTGTTTTTGGCTGCGGCAATGTTTTCCGTCGGCTCTATTTTAAGCAAATTTCTGACCGGAAAAGCTGACCCTTTCTGTATTACTGGGTGGCAGCTGTTGATTGGCGGCGTTGTTTTAGCTGTTGCAGGATTTTTAGGCGGCGGCCGCATCACGCTTGCAAGCGGCACTGCATGGGGCGTATTTCTTTACCTGGCGGCTCTTTCCAGCGTTGCGTTTACTATCTGGACCATCCTGCTGCAAAAGTATCCGGCCGGTCAAGTTGCCGTTTACACTTTCCTGACACCGGTCTTTGGGGTACTGCTTTCTGCACTGCTGCTACATGAATCGATTGCCGGCGCCAAAACCGCAGCAGCATTGGTGTTTGTCTGCGTCGGCATTCTGCTGGTAAACCTAACCGCACCACACAGCGAAAAAAGCAAAACATCGTAA
- a CDS encoding YihY/virulence factor BrkB family protein — translation MKEKLALPYEEQPIYVRMIQRYLSHDIGRCAAALAYYFLFTLFPTLILLTLLLTRLGLSAHVVELLRGILPKNVLETISGYMQHVLQVKSNSKHISLLLTSTFLLFYFIMRAMNCVLRYVSTAYGYRSTVSPVRQQINLFIATIFMVLGILVALGIINVGRTVLRLLAPALHLSSNSINLWNLFRFFLLAGILFLMLFSTYYLVPNRTYKPRQVLPGTLLAMLTWMIFSLIYAFYVENIGNYSLIYGTLGAAIVLLLWLYFSGFVLILGAELNAVIMEMNTEMKKKQIVKFSARWRYLWVCGWDPEQVNDKPETKNGSEKGKK, via the coding sequence ATGAAAGAAAAGCTGGCTCTGCCTTATGAAGAACAGCCGATTTATGTCCGAATGATTCAGCGCTATCTTTCCCACGATATCGGGCGCTGCGCTGCGGCGCTGGCCTATTACTTTCTGTTTACGCTGTTTCCCACACTGATTCTGCTGACGCTGCTGCTGACGCGGCTGGGCCTGTCGGCACATGTCGTGGAGCTGCTCAGAGGAATTCTGCCGAAAAATGTACTGGAAACAATTTCCGGGTATATGCAGCATGTACTGCAAGTCAAAAGCAACTCGAAACATATCTCCCTGCTGTTAACCAGTACCTTTTTGCTGTTTTACTTTATCATGCGTGCAATGAACTGTGTGCTGCGCTATGTCAGCACCGCCTACGGCTACCGCTCTACGGTTTCGCCGGTGCGGCAGCAGATAAATCTATTTATTGCCACCATCTTTATGGTACTTGGCATTTTGGTTGCACTGGGCATTATCAATGTGGGCCGTACCGTACTGCGCCTGCTCGCGCCGGCCCTGCACCTAAGCTCTAACTCTATCAATCTCTGGAACTTGTTCCGTTTCTTTCTTTTGGCGGGCATTCTGTTCCTTATGCTATTTTCCACCTACTACTTAGTACCAAACCGCACCTATAAGCCGCGCCAAGTGCTGCCCGGTACCCTGCTGGCCATGCTTACCTGGATGATTTTTTCCCTGATTTATGCGTTTTATGTGGAAAACATCGGGAACTATTCTTTGATTTACGGCACTTTGGGCGCGGCCATTGTGCTTTTGCTATGGCTGTATTTCAGCGGTTTTGTACTGATTCTCGGTGCAGAACTAAATGCCGTAATTATGGAAATGAATACGGAAATGAAGAAAAAGCAGATTGTCAAATTCTCGGCGCGCTGGCGGTATTTGTGGGTGTGCGGCTGGGACCCGGAGCAGGTAAACGACAAACCAGAAACAAAAAATGGATCTGAAAAAGGTAAAAAATAA